Proteins from a genomic interval of Oryctolagus cuniculus chromosome 8, mOryCun1.1, whole genome shotgun sequence:
- the JADE1 gene encoding protein Jade-1 isoform X1 — translation MKRGRLPSSSEDSDDNGSLSTTWSQNSRSQHRRSSCSRHEDRKPSEVFRTDLITAMKLHDSYQLNPDEYYVLADPWRQEWEKGVQVPVSPGTIPQPVARVVSEEKSLMFIRPKKYIVSSSSEPPELGYVDIRTLADSVCRYDLNDMDAAWLELTNEEFKEMGMPELDEYTMERVLEEFEQRCYDNMNHAIETEEGLGIEYDEDVVCDVCQSPDGEDGNEMVFCDKCNICVHQACYGILKVPEGSWLCRTCALGVQPKCLLCPKKGGAMKPTRSGTKWVHVSCALWIPEVSIGSPEKMEPITKVSHIPSSRWALVCSLCNEKFGASIQCSVKNCRTAFHVTCAFDRGLEMKTILAENDEVKFKSYCPKHSSHRKAEESLGEGATQENGAPECSPRDPLEPFASLEQNREEAHRVSVRKQKLQQLEDEFYTFVNLLDVARALRLPEEVVDFLYQYWKLKRKVNFNKPLITPKKDEEDNLAKREQDVLFRRLQLFTHLRQDLERVRNLTYMVTRREKIKRSVCKVQEQIFNLYTKLLEQERVSGVPSSSCASSSLENMLLFNSPSVGPDAPKIEDLKWHSAFFRKQMGTSLVHSLKKPHKRDALPNSTGSEGKAVLKQPDPCGRREGIVVPESFLSFEKTFAEARLISSAQQKNGVVTPDHGKRRDNRFHCDLIKGDLKDKPFKQSHKPLRSTDVSQRHLDNTRAAISAGAGQSAPGMRKEMVPKCNGSLIKVNYNQTAVKVPTTPASPVKNWGGFRIPKKGERQQQGEAHEGACHQHSDYPYLGLGRVPAKERAKSKLKPDSENDGYVPDVEMSDSESEASEKKCLHASSTIGRRTDIIRRSILAS, via the exons GCCTGTCAACTACCTGGTCTCAGAACTCTCGATCCCAGCAcaggagaagctcctgctccAGACATGAAGATCGAAAGCCATCAGAG gTGTTTAGAACAGACCTGATCACCGCCATGAAGCTGCATGACTCCTACCAGCTGAACCCGGATGAGTACTACGTGTTGGCAGATCCCTGGAGACAGGAGTGGGAGAAAGGGGTCCAAGTGCCCGTGAGCCCGGGAACCATCCCTCAGCCAGTGGCCAG GGTCGTGTCTGAGGAGAAATCCCTTATGTTTATCAGGCCCAAGAAGTACATCGTGTCATCGAGCTCCGAGCCACCAGAGTTGGGCTATGTTGATATCCGGACGCTGGCTGACAGCGTGTGTCGCTATGACCTCAATGACATGGACGCTGCATGGCTGGAACTGACCAATGAAGAATTTAAGGAGATGG GAATGCCTGAACTGGATGAGTACACCATGGAGCGGGTGCTGGAGGAGTTTGAACAGCGATGCTATGACAATATGAATCATGCCATAGAGACTGAGGAAGGCCTGGGGATCGAGTATGACGAAGATGTTGTCTGTGACGTGTGCCAGTCGCCTGACGGCGAGGATGGCAACGAGATGGTGTTCTGTGACAAGTGCAACATCTGCGTGCACCAG GCCTGTTACGGAATCCTCAAGGTGCCGGAGGGCAGCTGGCTGTGCCGGACGTGTGCCCTGGGTGTTCAACCAAAATGTTTGCTGTGCCCTAAGAAGGGCGGGGCCATGAAGCCCACCCGCAGCGGAACCAAATGGGTCCACGTCAGCTGTGCCCTGTGGATCCCCGAG GTGAGCATTGGCAGCCCTGAGAAGATGGAGCCCATCACGAAGGTGTCTCATATCCCTAGCAGTCGGTGGGCGCTGGTGTGCAGCCTCTGCAATGAGAAGTTTGGGGCCTCTATACAG TGCTCTGTGAAAAACTGCCGCACGGCCTTCCACGTGACCTGTGCTTTTGACCGGGGCCTGGAGATGAAGACCATCTTGGCGGAGAACGATGAAGTGAAGTTCAAGTCCTACTGCCCGAAGCATAGCTCACACAGGAAAGCCGAGGAGAGCCTTGGTGAGGGTGCCACGCAGGAGAATGGGGCCCCTGAGTGTTCCCCCCGGGATCCTCTGGAGCCCTTTGCCAGCCTTGAGCAGAACCGGGAGGAAGCCCACAGGGTCAGTGTCCGTAAGCAgaagctgcagcagctggaagacGAGTTCTACACCTTCGTCAACCTGCTGGATGTCGCCAGGGCCCTGCGGCTGCCCGAGGAAGTAGTGGATTTCCTGTACCAGTACTGGAAGTTGAAGAGGAAAGTGAACTTCAACAAGCCCCTGATCACCCCAAAGAAAGACGAAGAGGACAATCTAGCGAAGCGGGAGCAGGATGTCTTGTTTAGGAGGCTGCAGCTGTTCACGCACCTGCGGCAGGACCTGGAGAGG GTTCGGAACCTCACTTATATGGTGACCCGCAGGGAAAAGATTAAACGATCTGTGTGCAAAGTCCAGGAACAGATATTCAATCTTTACACTAAGCTCTTGGAGCAAGAAAGAGTTTCAG GTGTGCCTTCTTCTTCCTGCGCCTCCTCCTCACTGGAAAACATGCTTTTGTTTAACAGTCCTTCTGTGGGGCCTGATGCTCCTAAGATAGAAGACTTGAAGTGGCATTCTGCGTTCTTCAGAAAACAAATGGGTACTTCCTTGGTTCACTCACTGAAAAAGCCCCACAAGCGAGATGCACTGCCCAACAGCACTGGGAGCGAAGGCAAAGCTGTGCTCAAGCAGCCAGACCCGTGTGGTAGGCGGGAGGGGATTGTGGTCCCGGAGAGCTTTTTGAGCTTTGAAAAGACCTTTGCAGAAGCACGTCTCATATCGTCAGCACAACAGAAAAATGGGGTAGTGACACCAGACCACGGGAAGAGAAGAGACAATCGTTTCCATTGTGATCTCATTAAAGGAGACTTAAAGGACAAACCTTTTAAACAGAGTCACAAGCCTCTCAGGTCCACAGACGTGTCCCAGAGGCATCTGGACAACACGAGAGCTGCCATTTCCGCTGGAGCAGGGCAGTCAGCACCCGGCATGAGGAAGGAGATGGTGCCCAAGTGCAATGGCTCCCTAATCAAAGTGAACTATAATCAGACTGCAGTCAAAGTGCCTACAACGCCTGCCAGCCCAGTGAAGAACTGGGGAGGATTCCGGATTCCAAAGAAGGGGGAGCGGCAACAGCAGGGAGAGGCCCACGAGGGGGCCTGCCACCAGCACTCAGACTACCCATACTTGGGCCTCGGCCGAGTTCCAGCCAAGGAAAGGGCAAAAAGCAAGTTAAAACCCGACAGTGAGAATGACGGGTATGTCCCCGATGTGGAAATGAGTGACTCAGAGAGTGAGGCATCAGAAAAGAAGTGTCTCCACGCCAGCAGCACCATCGGCAGGAGGACAGACATTATCCGGAGGAGCATCCTGGCCTCCTGA
- the JADE1 gene encoding protein Jade-1 isoform X4, which yields MPVSGCLLFPGEIMKRGRLPSSSEDSDDNGSLSTTWSQNSRSQHRRSSCSRHEDRKPSEVFRTDLITAMKLHDSYQLNPDEYYVLADPWRQEWEKGVQVPVSPGTIPQPVARVVSEEKSLMFIRPKKYIVSSSSEPPELGYVDIRTLADSVCRYDLNDMDAAWLELTNEEFKEMGMPELDEYTMERVLEEFEQRCYDNMNHAIETEEGLGIEYDEDVVCDVCQSPDGEDGNEMVFCDKCNICVHQACYGILKVPEGSWLCRTCALGVQPKCLLCPKKGGAMKPTRSGTKWVHVSCALWIPEVSIGSPEKMEPITKVSHIPSSRWALVCSLCNEKFGASIQCSVKNCRTAFHVTCAFDRGLEMKTILAENDEVKFKSYCPKHSSHRKAEESLGEGATQENGAPECSPRDPLEPFASLEQNREEAHRVSVRKQKLQQLEDEFYTFVNLLDVARALRLPEEVVDFLYQYWKLKRKVNFNKPLITPKKDEEDNLAKREQDVLFRRLQLFTHLRQDLERVRNLTYMVTRREKIKRSVCKVQEQIFNLYTKLLEQERVSGVPSSSCASSSLENMLLFNSPSVGPDAPKIEDLKWHSAFFRKQMGTSLVHSLKKPHKRDALPNSTGSEGKAVLKQPDPCGRREGIVVPESFLSFEKTFAEARLISSAQQKNGVVTPDHGKRRDNRFHCDLIKGDLKDKPFKQSHKPLRSTDVSQRHLDNTRAAISAGAGQSAPGMRKEMVPKCNGSLIKVNYNQTAVKVPTTPASPVKNWGGFRIPKKGERQQQGEAHEGACHQHSDYPYLGLGRVPAKERAKSKLKPDSENDGYVPDVEMSDSESEASEKKCLHASSTIGRRTDIIRRSILAS from the exons GCCTGTCAACTACCTGGTCTCAGAACTCTCGATCCCAGCAcaggagaagctcctgctccAGACATGAAGATCGAAAGCCATCAGAG gTGTTTAGAACAGACCTGATCACCGCCATGAAGCTGCATGACTCCTACCAGCTGAACCCGGATGAGTACTACGTGTTGGCAGATCCCTGGAGACAGGAGTGGGAGAAAGGGGTCCAAGTGCCCGTGAGCCCGGGAACCATCCCTCAGCCAGTGGCCAG GGTCGTGTCTGAGGAGAAATCCCTTATGTTTATCAGGCCCAAGAAGTACATCGTGTCATCGAGCTCCGAGCCACCAGAGTTGGGCTATGTTGATATCCGGACGCTGGCTGACAGCGTGTGTCGCTATGACCTCAATGACATGGACGCTGCATGGCTGGAACTGACCAATGAAGAATTTAAGGAGATGG GAATGCCTGAACTGGATGAGTACACCATGGAGCGGGTGCTGGAGGAGTTTGAACAGCGATGCTATGACAATATGAATCATGCCATAGAGACTGAGGAAGGCCTGGGGATCGAGTATGACGAAGATGTTGTCTGTGACGTGTGCCAGTCGCCTGACGGCGAGGATGGCAACGAGATGGTGTTCTGTGACAAGTGCAACATCTGCGTGCACCAG GCCTGTTACGGAATCCTCAAGGTGCCGGAGGGCAGCTGGCTGTGCCGGACGTGTGCCCTGGGTGTTCAACCAAAATGTTTGCTGTGCCCTAAGAAGGGCGGGGCCATGAAGCCCACCCGCAGCGGAACCAAATGGGTCCACGTCAGCTGTGCCCTGTGGATCCCCGAG GTGAGCATTGGCAGCCCTGAGAAGATGGAGCCCATCACGAAGGTGTCTCATATCCCTAGCAGTCGGTGGGCGCTGGTGTGCAGCCTCTGCAATGAGAAGTTTGGGGCCTCTATACAG TGCTCTGTGAAAAACTGCCGCACGGCCTTCCACGTGACCTGTGCTTTTGACCGGGGCCTGGAGATGAAGACCATCTTGGCGGAGAACGATGAAGTGAAGTTCAAGTCCTACTGCCCGAAGCATAGCTCACACAGGAAAGCCGAGGAGAGCCTTGGTGAGGGTGCCACGCAGGAGAATGGGGCCCCTGAGTGTTCCCCCCGGGATCCTCTGGAGCCCTTTGCCAGCCTTGAGCAGAACCGGGAGGAAGCCCACAGGGTCAGTGTCCGTAAGCAgaagctgcagcagctggaagacGAGTTCTACACCTTCGTCAACCTGCTGGATGTCGCCAGGGCCCTGCGGCTGCCCGAGGAAGTAGTGGATTTCCTGTACCAGTACTGGAAGTTGAAGAGGAAAGTGAACTTCAACAAGCCCCTGATCACCCCAAAGAAAGACGAAGAGGACAATCTAGCGAAGCGGGAGCAGGATGTCTTGTTTAGGAGGCTGCAGCTGTTCACGCACCTGCGGCAGGACCTGGAGAGG GTTCGGAACCTCACTTATATGGTGACCCGCAGGGAAAAGATTAAACGATCTGTGTGCAAAGTCCAGGAACAGATATTCAATCTTTACACTAAGCTCTTGGAGCAAGAAAGAGTTTCAG GTGTGCCTTCTTCTTCCTGCGCCTCCTCCTCACTGGAAAACATGCTTTTGTTTAACAGTCCTTCTGTGGGGCCTGATGCTCCTAAGATAGAAGACTTGAAGTGGCATTCTGCGTTCTTCAGAAAACAAATGGGTACTTCCTTGGTTCACTCACTGAAAAAGCCCCACAAGCGAGATGCACTGCCCAACAGCACTGGGAGCGAAGGCAAAGCTGTGCTCAAGCAGCCAGACCCGTGTGGTAGGCGGGAGGGGATTGTGGTCCCGGAGAGCTTTTTGAGCTTTGAAAAGACCTTTGCAGAAGCACGTCTCATATCGTCAGCACAACAGAAAAATGGGGTAGTGACACCAGACCACGGGAAGAGAAGAGACAATCGTTTCCATTGTGATCTCATTAAAGGAGACTTAAAGGACAAACCTTTTAAACAGAGTCACAAGCCTCTCAGGTCCACAGACGTGTCCCAGAGGCATCTGGACAACACGAGAGCTGCCATTTCCGCTGGAGCAGGGCAGTCAGCACCCGGCATGAGGAAGGAGATGGTGCCCAAGTGCAATGGCTCCCTAATCAAAGTGAACTATAATCAGACTGCAGTCAAAGTGCCTACAACGCCTGCCAGCCCAGTGAAGAACTGGGGAGGATTCCGGATTCCAAAGAAGGGGGAGCGGCAACAGCAGGGAGAGGCCCACGAGGGGGCCTGCCACCAGCACTCAGACTACCCATACTTGGGCCTCGGCCGAGTTCCAGCCAAGGAAAGGGCAAAAAGCAAGTTAAAACCCGACAGTGAGAATGACGGGTATGTCCCCGATGTGGAAATGAGTGACTCAGAGAGTGAGGCATCAGAAAAGAAGTGTCTCCACGCCAGCAGCACCATCGGCAGGAGGACAGACATTATCCGGAGGAGCATCCTGGCCTCCTGA
- the JADE1 gene encoding protein Jade-1 isoform X2 encodes MKRGRLPSSSEDSDDNGSLSTTWSQNSRSQHRRSSCSRHEDRKPSEVFRTDLITAMKLHDSYQLNPDEYYVLADPWRQEWEKGVQVPVSPGTIPQPVARPKKYIVSSSSEPPELGYVDIRTLADSVCRYDLNDMDAAWLELTNEEFKEMGMPELDEYTMERVLEEFEQRCYDNMNHAIETEEGLGIEYDEDVVCDVCQSPDGEDGNEMVFCDKCNICVHQACYGILKVPEGSWLCRTCALGVQPKCLLCPKKGGAMKPTRSGTKWVHVSCALWIPEVSIGSPEKMEPITKVSHIPSSRWALVCSLCNEKFGASIQCSVKNCRTAFHVTCAFDRGLEMKTILAENDEVKFKSYCPKHSSHRKAEESLGEGATQENGAPECSPRDPLEPFASLEQNREEAHRVSVRKQKLQQLEDEFYTFVNLLDVARALRLPEEVVDFLYQYWKLKRKVNFNKPLITPKKDEEDNLAKREQDVLFRRLQLFTHLRQDLERVRNLTYMVTRREKIKRSVCKVQEQIFNLYTKLLEQERVSGVPSSSCASSSLENMLLFNSPSVGPDAPKIEDLKWHSAFFRKQMGTSLVHSLKKPHKRDALPNSTGSEGKAVLKQPDPCGRREGIVVPESFLSFEKTFAEARLISSAQQKNGVVTPDHGKRRDNRFHCDLIKGDLKDKPFKQSHKPLRSTDVSQRHLDNTRAAISAGAGQSAPGMRKEMVPKCNGSLIKVNYNQTAVKVPTTPASPVKNWGGFRIPKKGERQQQGEAHEGACHQHSDYPYLGLGRVPAKERAKSKLKPDSENDGYVPDVEMSDSESEASEKKCLHASSTIGRRTDIIRRSILAS; translated from the exons GCCTGTCAACTACCTGGTCTCAGAACTCTCGATCCCAGCAcaggagaagctcctgctccAGACATGAAGATCGAAAGCCATCAGAG gTGTTTAGAACAGACCTGATCACCGCCATGAAGCTGCATGACTCCTACCAGCTGAACCCGGATGAGTACTACGTGTTGGCAGATCCCTGGAGACAGGAGTGGGAGAAAGGGGTCCAAGTGCCCGTGAGCCCGGGAACCATCCCTCAGCCAGTGGCCAG GCCCAAGAAGTACATCGTGTCATCGAGCTCCGAGCCACCAGAGTTGGGCTATGTTGATATCCGGACGCTGGCTGACAGCGTGTGTCGCTATGACCTCAATGACATGGACGCTGCATGGCTGGAACTGACCAATGAAGAATTTAAGGAGATGG GAATGCCTGAACTGGATGAGTACACCATGGAGCGGGTGCTGGAGGAGTTTGAACAGCGATGCTATGACAATATGAATCATGCCATAGAGACTGAGGAAGGCCTGGGGATCGAGTATGACGAAGATGTTGTCTGTGACGTGTGCCAGTCGCCTGACGGCGAGGATGGCAACGAGATGGTGTTCTGTGACAAGTGCAACATCTGCGTGCACCAG GCCTGTTACGGAATCCTCAAGGTGCCGGAGGGCAGCTGGCTGTGCCGGACGTGTGCCCTGGGTGTTCAACCAAAATGTTTGCTGTGCCCTAAGAAGGGCGGGGCCATGAAGCCCACCCGCAGCGGAACCAAATGGGTCCACGTCAGCTGTGCCCTGTGGATCCCCGAG GTGAGCATTGGCAGCCCTGAGAAGATGGAGCCCATCACGAAGGTGTCTCATATCCCTAGCAGTCGGTGGGCGCTGGTGTGCAGCCTCTGCAATGAGAAGTTTGGGGCCTCTATACAG TGCTCTGTGAAAAACTGCCGCACGGCCTTCCACGTGACCTGTGCTTTTGACCGGGGCCTGGAGATGAAGACCATCTTGGCGGAGAACGATGAAGTGAAGTTCAAGTCCTACTGCCCGAAGCATAGCTCACACAGGAAAGCCGAGGAGAGCCTTGGTGAGGGTGCCACGCAGGAGAATGGGGCCCCTGAGTGTTCCCCCCGGGATCCTCTGGAGCCCTTTGCCAGCCTTGAGCAGAACCGGGAGGAAGCCCACAGGGTCAGTGTCCGTAAGCAgaagctgcagcagctggaagacGAGTTCTACACCTTCGTCAACCTGCTGGATGTCGCCAGGGCCCTGCGGCTGCCCGAGGAAGTAGTGGATTTCCTGTACCAGTACTGGAAGTTGAAGAGGAAAGTGAACTTCAACAAGCCCCTGATCACCCCAAAGAAAGACGAAGAGGACAATCTAGCGAAGCGGGAGCAGGATGTCTTGTTTAGGAGGCTGCAGCTGTTCACGCACCTGCGGCAGGACCTGGAGAGG GTTCGGAACCTCACTTATATGGTGACCCGCAGGGAAAAGATTAAACGATCTGTGTGCAAAGTCCAGGAACAGATATTCAATCTTTACACTAAGCTCTTGGAGCAAGAAAGAGTTTCAG GTGTGCCTTCTTCTTCCTGCGCCTCCTCCTCACTGGAAAACATGCTTTTGTTTAACAGTCCTTCTGTGGGGCCTGATGCTCCTAAGATAGAAGACTTGAAGTGGCATTCTGCGTTCTTCAGAAAACAAATGGGTACTTCCTTGGTTCACTCACTGAAAAAGCCCCACAAGCGAGATGCACTGCCCAACAGCACTGGGAGCGAAGGCAAAGCTGTGCTCAAGCAGCCAGACCCGTGTGGTAGGCGGGAGGGGATTGTGGTCCCGGAGAGCTTTTTGAGCTTTGAAAAGACCTTTGCAGAAGCACGTCTCATATCGTCAGCACAACAGAAAAATGGGGTAGTGACACCAGACCACGGGAAGAGAAGAGACAATCGTTTCCATTGTGATCTCATTAAAGGAGACTTAAAGGACAAACCTTTTAAACAGAGTCACAAGCCTCTCAGGTCCACAGACGTGTCCCAGAGGCATCTGGACAACACGAGAGCTGCCATTTCCGCTGGAGCAGGGCAGTCAGCACCCGGCATGAGGAAGGAGATGGTGCCCAAGTGCAATGGCTCCCTAATCAAAGTGAACTATAATCAGACTGCAGTCAAAGTGCCTACAACGCCTGCCAGCCCAGTGAAGAACTGGGGAGGATTCCGGATTCCAAAGAAGGGGGAGCGGCAACAGCAGGGAGAGGCCCACGAGGGGGCCTGCCACCAGCACTCAGACTACCCATACTTGGGCCTCGGCCGAGTTCCAGCCAAGGAAAGGGCAAAAAGCAAGTTAAAACCCGACAGTGAGAATGACGGGTATGTCCCCGATGTGGAAATGAGTGACTCAGAGAGTGAGGCATCAGAAAAGAAGTGTCTCCACGCCAGCAGCACCATCGGCAGGAGGACAGACATTATCCGGAGGAGCATCCTGGCCTCCTGA
- the JADE1 gene encoding protein Jade-1 isoform X5: MASCDRGCLLFPGEIMKRGRLPSSSEDSDDNGSLSTTWSQNSRSQHRRSSCSRHEDRKPSEVFRTDLITAMKLHDSYQLNPDEYYVLADPWRQEWEKGVQVPVSPGTIPQPVARVVSEEKSLMFIRPKKYIVSSSSEPPELGYVDIRTLADSVCRYDLNDMDAAWLELTNEEFKEMGMPELDEYTMERVLEEFEQRCYDNMNHAIETEEGLGIEYDEDVVCDVCQSPDGEDGNEMVFCDKCNICVHQACYGILKVPEGSWLCRTCALGVQPKCLLCPKKGGAMKPTRSGTKWVHVSCALWIPEVSIGSPEKMEPITKVSHIPSSRWALVCSLCNEKFGASIQCSVKNCRTAFHVTCAFDRGLEMKTILAENDEVKFKSYCPKHSSHRKAEESLGEGATQENGAPECSPRDPLEPFASLEQNREEAHRVSVRKQKLQQLEDEFYTFVNLLDVARALRLPEEVVDFLYQYWKLKRKVNFNKPLITPKKDEEDNLAKREQDVLFRRLQLFTHLRQDLERVRNLTYMVTRREKIKRSVCKVQEQIFNLYTKLLEQERVSGVPSSSCASSSLENMLLFNSPSVGPDAPKIEDLKWHSAFFRKQMGTSLVHSLKKPHKRDALPNSTGSEGKAVLKQPDPCGRREGIVVPESFLSFEKTFAEARLISSAQQKNGVVTPDHGKRRDNRFHCDLIKGDLKDKPFKQSHKPLRSTDVSQRHLDNTRAAISAGAGQSAPGMRKEMVPKCNGSLIKVNYNQTAVKVPTTPASPVKNWGGFRIPKKGERQQQGEAHEGACHQHSDYPYLGLGRVPAKERAKSKLKPDSENDGYVPDVEMSDSESEASEKKCLHASSTIGRRTDIIRRSILAS, encoded by the exons GCCTGTCAACTACCTGGTCTCAGAACTCTCGATCCCAGCAcaggagaagctcctgctccAGACATGAAGATCGAAAGCCATCAGAG gTGTTTAGAACAGACCTGATCACCGCCATGAAGCTGCATGACTCCTACCAGCTGAACCCGGATGAGTACTACGTGTTGGCAGATCCCTGGAGACAGGAGTGGGAGAAAGGGGTCCAAGTGCCCGTGAGCCCGGGAACCATCCCTCAGCCAGTGGCCAG GGTCGTGTCTGAGGAGAAATCCCTTATGTTTATCAGGCCCAAGAAGTACATCGTGTCATCGAGCTCCGAGCCACCAGAGTTGGGCTATGTTGATATCCGGACGCTGGCTGACAGCGTGTGTCGCTATGACCTCAATGACATGGACGCTGCATGGCTGGAACTGACCAATGAAGAATTTAAGGAGATGG GAATGCCTGAACTGGATGAGTACACCATGGAGCGGGTGCTGGAGGAGTTTGAACAGCGATGCTATGACAATATGAATCATGCCATAGAGACTGAGGAAGGCCTGGGGATCGAGTATGACGAAGATGTTGTCTGTGACGTGTGCCAGTCGCCTGACGGCGAGGATGGCAACGAGATGGTGTTCTGTGACAAGTGCAACATCTGCGTGCACCAG GCCTGTTACGGAATCCTCAAGGTGCCGGAGGGCAGCTGGCTGTGCCGGACGTGTGCCCTGGGTGTTCAACCAAAATGTTTGCTGTGCCCTAAGAAGGGCGGGGCCATGAAGCCCACCCGCAGCGGAACCAAATGGGTCCACGTCAGCTGTGCCCTGTGGATCCCCGAG GTGAGCATTGGCAGCCCTGAGAAGATGGAGCCCATCACGAAGGTGTCTCATATCCCTAGCAGTCGGTGGGCGCTGGTGTGCAGCCTCTGCAATGAGAAGTTTGGGGCCTCTATACAG TGCTCTGTGAAAAACTGCCGCACGGCCTTCCACGTGACCTGTGCTTTTGACCGGGGCCTGGAGATGAAGACCATCTTGGCGGAGAACGATGAAGTGAAGTTCAAGTCCTACTGCCCGAAGCATAGCTCACACAGGAAAGCCGAGGAGAGCCTTGGTGAGGGTGCCACGCAGGAGAATGGGGCCCCTGAGTGTTCCCCCCGGGATCCTCTGGAGCCCTTTGCCAGCCTTGAGCAGAACCGGGAGGAAGCCCACAGGGTCAGTGTCCGTAAGCAgaagctgcagcagctggaagacGAGTTCTACACCTTCGTCAACCTGCTGGATGTCGCCAGGGCCCTGCGGCTGCCCGAGGAAGTAGTGGATTTCCTGTACCAGTACTGGAAGTTGAAGAGGAAAGTGAACTTCAACAAGCCCCTGATCACCCCAAAGAAAGACGAAGAGGACAATCTAGCGAAGCGGGAGCAGGATGTCTTGTTTAGGAGGCTGCAGCTGTTCACGCACCTGCGGCAGGACCTGGAGAGG GTTCGGAACCTCACTTATATGGTGACCCGCAGGGAAAAGATTAAACGATCTGTGTGCAAAGTCCAGGAACAGATATTCAATCTTTACACTAAGCTCTTGGAGCAAGAAAGAGTTTCAG GTGTGCCTTCTTCTTCCTGCGCCTCCTCCTCACTGGAAAACATGCTTTTGTTTAACAGTCCTTCTGTGGGGCCTGATGCTCCTAAGATAGAAGACTTGAAGTGGCATTCTGCGTTCTTCAGAAAACAAATGGGTACTTCCTTGGTTCACTCACTGAAAAAGCCCCACAAGCGAGATGCACTGCCCAACAGCACTGGGAGCGAAGGCAAAGCTGTGCTCAAGCAGCCAGACCCGTGTGGTAGGCGGGAGGGGATTGTGGTCCCGGAGAGCTTTTTGAGCTTTGAAAAGACCTTTGCAGAAGCACGTCTCATATCGTCAGCACAACAGAAAAATGGGGTAGTGACACCAGACCACGGGAAGAGAAGAGACAATCGTTTCCATTGTGATCTCATTAAAGGAGACTTAAAGGACAAACCTTTTAAACAGAGTCACAAGCCTCTCAGGTCCACAGACGTGTCCCAGAGGCATCTGGACAACACGAGAGCTGCCATTTCCGCTGGAGCAGGGCAGTCAGCACCCGGCATGAGGAAGGAGATGGTGCCCAAGTGCAATGGCTCCCTAATCAAAGTGAACTATAATCAGACTGCAGTCAAAGTGCCTACAACGCCTGCCAGCCCAGTGAAGAACTGGGGAGGATTCCGGATTCCAAAGAAGGGGGAGCGGCAACAGCAGGGAGAGGCCCACGAGGGGGCCTGCCACCAGCACTCAGACTACCCATACTTGGGCCTCGGCCGAGTTCCAGCCAAGGAAAGGGCAAAAAGCAAGTTAAAACCCGACAGTGAGAATGACGGGTATGTCCCCGATGTGGAAATGAGTGACTCAGAGAGTGAGGCATCAGAAAAGAAGTGTCTCCACGCCAGCAGCACCATCGGCAGGAGGACAGACATTATCCGGAGGAGCATCCTGGCCTCCTGA